In Palaemon carinicauda isolate YSFRI2023 chromosome 38, ASM3689809v2, whole genome shotgun sequence, a single window of DNA contains:
- the LOC137630150 gene encoding uncharacterized protein isoform X1 produces the protein MQHKLSAIFFLLAIGLAASAPGFKGGYGGGGGYGGGGYGGGHGPKVIYIPVQVPIYHQPVQHQPVYHHQQVYHHTPVIHGGGGYGGGGHGGFGGGHGGIISGGHGGGFGGGHGVGIVSGGHGGGFGGGYGGGGIISGGHGGGIIGGGHGGGAIISGGHGGGYH, from the exons ATG CAGCACAAACTCAGCGCCATATTCTTCCTTCTGGCCATCGGCTTGGCTGCCAGTGCCCCAGGGTTTAAAGGTGGCTATGGCGGCGGCGGTGGCTATGGCGGTGGTGGCTACGGCGGAGGCCACGGCCCAAAGGTTATCTACATCCCCGTGCAAGTTCCTATCTACCATCAACCTGTTCAGCACCAGCCCGTCTACCACCACCAGCAAGTTTATCACCACACGCCTGTGATCCACGGCGGCGGCGGCTACGGAGGCGGTGGACACGGCGGCTTCGGTGGAGGACACGGAGGTATCATTTCTGGCGGTCACGGAGGAGGTTTTGGTGGCGGTCACGGCGTTGGTATCGTCAGCGGTGGTCACGGAGGAGGTTTTGGTGGCGGCTATGGCGGCGGTGGCATCATCAGTGGAGGTCACGGCGGTGGCATCATCGGTGGAGGTCACGGAGGGGGGGCTATCATTAGTGGCGGCCACGGTGGTG GATACCATTAG
- the LOC137630150 gene encoding uncharacterized protein isoform X2, whose amino-acid sequence MHKLSAIFFLLAIGLAASAPGFKGGYGGGGGYGGGGYGGGHGPKVIYIPVQVPIYHQPVQHQPVYHHQQVYHHTPVIHGGGGYGGGGHGGFGGGHGGIISGGHGGGFGGGHGVGIVSGGHGGGFGGGYGGGGIISGGHGGGIIGGGHGGGAIISGGHGGGYH is encoded by the exons ATG CACAAACTCAGCGCCATATTCTTCCTTCTGGCCATCGGCTTGGCTGCCAGTGCCCCAGGGTTTAAAGGTGGCTATGGCGGCGGCGGTGGCTATGGCGGTGGTGGCTACGGCGGAGGCCACGGCCCAAAGGTTATCTACATCCCCGTGCAAGTTCCTATCTACCATCAACCTGTTCAGCACCAGCCCGTCTACCACCACCAGCAAGTTTATCACCACACGCCTGTGATCCACGGCGGCGGCGGCTACGGAGGCGGTGGACACGGCGGCTTCGGTGGAGGACACGGAGGTATCATTTCTGGCGGTCACGGAGGAGGTTTTGGTGGCGGTCACGGCGTTGGTATCGTCAGCGGTGGTCACGGAGGAGGTTTTGGTGGCGGCTATGGCGGCGGTGGCATCATCAGTGGAGGTCACGGCGGTGGCATCATCGGTGGAGGTCACGGAGGGGGGGCTATCATTAGTGGCGGCCACGGTGGTG GATACCATTAG